The DNA segment AGGTTTCAGGTTTCAGGTTTCAGGTTTCAGGTTTCAGAAAAAAGATCGTGGAAGAATACCGGTTGTCAACACGGTCGCCGACCGGTGCAGTTCTTGTCTTCCTTGAAACGTGAAACCTGAAACTGTTTTTGTGGTCCCTGACCCCGCAAGGGGGTTTTTGTTTGAAAAATCCCCGTTCGCGCACTAGACTAATAGACCGAATACATCGATCAAGGGTAAGGGGAGTAGTTATGAAACGGGTAAAGTCTGTTGTTGTCTTCCTCATCGTTTTTGTCCTTTGTCTGGGCGTCACAGCTCATGCGACTGAAAAACCCCGGGCGTTCAAGTTCGGGACCATTCCGGTGCTTCAATCGCTGCCGCTCTTTGTCGCGGCGGAGAAAGGTTTCTTCAAGGAACAGGGGCTGAACGTCGATATCGTCCTTTTCAACTCGGCGATGGAGAAGGACATTGCCTTCACATCGGGACAGATAGCCGGATACTTCGGCGACATCATGACCCCGACGGTCCTCGTCGCCAACGGGACAAAGATCAGGATGGTGGCCGTGAACTACAACACAACCGCCGACCGGCGCATGTTCGCCGTCCTCGCCTCACCGAAAGCCAACCAGACGGACCTCTCGTCCGTCGCGCGCGCGGGCATAGCTACGGGCTCCAACACCATTGCGGAATATCTCATCATCCGCCTCCTGGCGGACAAGAAGGTTTCCCGGGAATCCATCAAACTCGTGGATATCAAGAGCATACCCATCCGTCTCCAGATGCTCCTTTCGGGACAGGTAAGCGCGGCACTGCTGCCGGAGCCCCTGGCGACGCTGGCGGAAACAAAGGGAGCGAAAACCCTGGCTGACGACAGGGGCCACGGCATCTCGGCGACGGTCCTCGCCTTTCACACCGACTTCCTCGACAAGAACGCCGCTTCCGTCCGGTCGTTCCTCGCGGCTGTCGACAAGGCCTCGGCGTACATAAGCCGGCACTCCGACGAAGTGAGGGGGATAATGAACAGGTCCTGCAAGGTGCCGGAGGCTCTCCAGGGCTCCTTCCCCATACCGCGCTTCCCCAAAGTCTACACACCCTCCGAGTCCCAGATCATGGATGTCTACCGGTGGCTTAAGGAGAAGAAGATCGTAAAGAAGGACCTCACATACAAAGACCTGGTGGCAGATGGGTACATCCGGTAGGTTCCTCG comes from the Syntrophorhabdus sp. genome and includes:
- a CDS encoding ABC transporter substrate-binding protein — translated: MKRVKSVVVFLIVFVLCLGVTAHATEKPRAFKFGTIPVLQSLPLFVAAEKGFFKEQGLNVDIVLFNSAMEKDIAFTSGQIAGYFGDIMTPTVLVANGTKIRMVAVNYNTTADRRMFAVLASPKANQTDLSSVARAGIATGSNTIAEYLIIRLLADKKVSRESIKLVDIKSIPIRLQMLLSGQVSAALLPEPLATLAETKGAKTLADDRGHGISATVLAFHTDFLDKNAASVRSFLAAVDKASAYISRHSDEVRGIMNRSCKVPEALQGSFPIPRFPKVYTPSESQIMDVYRWLKEKKIVKKDLTYKDLVADGYIR